CTGCGCTGGTTTCACGCCGGGCTGACCCCCCGCAGTTTTTAACGCGCGTCTTCCAGAATCAGATCGCTGGCCTTTTCCCCGATCATGATCGCTGGTGCATTGGTATTGCCCGACACGATTTCCGGCATGATCGAACAATCCGCGATCCGCAGTCCCGCGATGCCATGCACCCGCAGCCGCGCATCCACAACCGCGTCCGCACCCTGACCCATCTTGCAAGTGCCCGTCGGATGATAAATCGACGCGGTATTGTTGCGGGCCCAGCCCAGCGTTTCGTCATAATTTTCAATGTCCAGACCGGGATGGGGCCGGAATTCCTCCGATATCTTGGAGGTCAGCGGCGCATGGCGCGCGATCCGGCGGGCGATGTTCACCCCTTCCACAATGGTATCGCAATCGGTCTTGGTGGACAGATAGTTGGGAATGATCTTGGGATAGCTGCGCGGATCCCCACTGGCCAATCTGATCTCGCCCTTGCTTTCGGGGCGCAGCTGACACACCGACATGGTAAAGGCCGAAAACCTGTCCGCCCCTTTGCCGGGGTTCTCTGCCGACAGGGGCTGAACGTGGAACTGGATGTCGGGTGTTTCCAGATCATCACGGGTTTTGAGAAATCCCGTTGCAAGGCTGGCGGCCATGGTCATCGGACCGGCCCGGAACATCGCAAACTTCAATCCGATCTTTGCCTGCCCCCAGAGCGAGGACACTTCATCATTCAGCGTCGGTTCATGCGTCTTATAGACCAGTCGCGCCTGCAGATGGTCCTGCATGTTCTTGCCAACACCATTCACATCCTGCTCCACTGTGATGCCGTATTCGCCCAGATGTTCCGCTGGTCCGACACCCGACAACATCAACAATTGCGGTGAATTGATCGCACCACCGGACAGGATAACCTCGCACTGTGCGCTCAGCGTCTGCTGCTGCCCACGGCGGTTGGTATAGATCACCCCTGTGGCCCGCCTGTCCTTGATCACAACCTTATCGACCTGCGCATGGGTGATGATCCGCAGGTTCGGACGTTTCTTGACGGGATTGAGGTAAGCCACCGCCGCCGAACAGCGCCACCCG
This DNA window, taken from Sulfitobacter pacificus, encodes the following:
- a CDS encoding GMC family oxidoreductase: MDADFIIVGAGSAGCVLANRLSADPRNKVILLEAGGRDLNPWIHIPVGYFKTIHNPKVDWCYKTEPDPGLNGRSIEWPRGKVLGGSSSLNGLLYVRGQPQDYDRWRQMGNTGWGWDDVLPLFKRAERNERGADAYHGDQGPLSVSNMRIQRPITDAWVAAAQAAGYKFNSDYNGADQEGVGFFQLTSRNGWRCSAAVAYLNPVKKRPNLRIITHAQVDKVVIKDRRATGVIYTNRRGQQQTLSAQCEVILSGGAINSPQLLMLSGVGPAEHLGEYGITVEQDVNGVGKNMQDHLQARLVYKTHEPTLNDEVSSLWGQAKIGLKFAMFRAGPMTMAASLATGFLKTRDDLETPDIQFHVQPLSAENPGKGADRFSAFTMSVCQLRPESKGEIRLASGDPRSYPKIIPNYLSTKTDCDTIVEGVNIARRIARHAPLTSKISEEFRPHPGLDIENYDETLGWARNNTASIYHPTGTCKMGQGADAVVDARLRVHGIAGLRIADCSIMPEIVSGNTNAPAIMIGEKASDLILEDAR